In Hyphomicrobiaceae bacterium, one DNA window encodes the following:
- the soxZ gene encoding thiosulfate oxidation carrier complex protein SoxZ, with amino-acid sequence MAPATKPRIKIPESARAGEIIEVRTLVTHVMETGNRKDREGKPIPRDIINSFVAKYADQEVFRAELGPGISANPFIAFSLKVPGPGTFEFAWTDDEGTTLIETAPLNVV; translated from the coding sequence ATGGCGCCAGCAACCAAGCCGCGGATAAAGATCCCCGAGAGCGCACGCGCTGGCGAGATCATCGAGGTGCGCACGCTTGTCACTCACGTGATGGAAACGGGTAATCGCAAAGACCGTGAAGGCAAGCCGATCCCGCGCGATATCATCAACAGCTTCGTCGCCAAGTATGCCGATCAGGAAGTCTTCCGCGCCGAGCTGGGGCCTGGAATTTCCGCCAATCCCTTCATCGCATTTTCTTTGAAGGTGCCCGGGCCCGGAACGTTCGAGTTTGCCTGGACAGATGACGAAGGCACGACCCTGATCGAAACCGCGCCGCTAAATGTTGTTTGA
- the soxY gene encoding thiosulfate oxidation carrier protein SoxY: protein MTTNAKVHLTISVLNRRSLLITGGAAMFLHPLLAAAQDAAPQAMERSKIFEEAYAMLTAGGTPLEGKVTLELPEIAENGNFVPVTITVDSPMTPEDYVKTIHLLSTANPVARVASFHLSPLNGIAKVQSRMRLAKTQDVIALAVLSNGTLAVGSSTVKVTIGGCSS from the coding sequence ATGACGACGAACGCTAAAGTGCACCTAACGATCAGCGTCCTGAATCGTAGAAGCCTGCTGATCACGGGCGGTGCAGCCATGTTTCTGCATCCGCTGCTCGCTGCTGCACAGGACGCAGCGCCACAGGCGATGGAGCGCAGCAAGATCTTCGAAGAAGCTTACGCCATGCTTACGGCTGGCGGAACACCGCTCGAAGGCAAGGTGACCCTTGAGCTTCCTGAAATTGCCGAGAACGGCAACTTCGTGCCTGTGACGATCACGGTCGACAGCCCGATGACCCCGGAAGACTACGTTAAGACCATCCATCTGCTGTCGACCGCCAATCCCGTGGCCCGCGTCGCCAGCTTTCACCTGTCGCCCCTAAATGGCATCGCTAAGGTGCAAAGCCGGATGCGTCTCGCCAAGACACAGGATGTCATCGCGTTAGCAGTCCTGTCGAATGGCACGTTGGCCGTCGGCAGCTCGACCGTAAAGGTTACTATCGGCGGATGTTCGAGCTGA
- a CDS encoding NAD(P)/FAD-dependent oxidoreductase → MNRREFAAGAGLIVLSAGLARPALAQGAAKVVIIGGGPGGATVANQIKTADPGIDVTLIEPKEAYTTCFYSNLFIGGFRSFESITHNYDGLVRRGIRVVHDTATGIDTAGKTVSLSKGSKLPYDRLVIAPGIDIKYDSIEGYSKEAAEIMPHAWQAGPQTVLLKEKLLSMSDGGVVVMAIPGNPYRCPPGPYERACMIAHLLKTRKPKSKLILFDAKKTFSKQGVFEEAFAEYYKGIIEVNLTNEIDDYAVVKVDPSTGDVTTKSGRTERAAVANIIPAQKAGSIAQIAGCTEGDWCTINAENFSSAKVKDVYVLGDAAIATDMPKSAYAASSQGAVVAADIVADLTSKPRTSGKYRNTCWSMLAPENSAKIGADYTAGMKDGKPHLDPHDSFVSKPGESAELRRETYNESAAWYESFTNTLFAKDVQATAGKAQ, encoded by the coding sequence ATGAACCGCAGGGAATTCGCCGCGGGTGCGGGTTTAATCGTGCTTTCGGCGGGTCTCGCACGACCCGCACTTGCGCAGGGCGCAGCGAAAGTCGTGATCATCGGCGGTGGTCCGGGTGGCGCGACCGTCGCCAATCAGATCAAGACGGCTGACCCTGGAATTGACGTGACGCTGATTGAGCCGAAGGAAGCATACACAACGTGCTTCTATTCGAACCTGTTTATCGGCGGCTTCCGTTCGTTCGAATCCATCACGCACAACTATGACGGCCTCGTCCGTCGCGGCATCCGCGTGGTGCACGATACCGCAACGGGTATCGACACGGCGGGCAAGACCGTGAGCCTGTCGAAGGGATCGAAGCTTCCCTACGATCGGCTTGTGATCGCGCCGGGCATCGACATCAAGTACGACAGCATCGAAGGATACTCGAAAGAAGCGGCAGAGATCATGCCGCACGCTTGGCAAGCGGGACCTCAGACGGTCCTGCTGAAAGAGAAACTTTTGAGCATGAGCGATGGTGGCGTTGTCGTAATGGCCATACCCGGCAATCCCTATCGCTGCCCACCCGGACCTTATGAGCGCGCGTGCATGATCGCGCACCTCCTTAAGACGCGAAAACCGAAGTCGAAGCTCATCTTGTTCGACGCGAAGAAGACGTTTTCAAAGCAGGGTGTGTTCGAGGAGGCATTCGCCGAATACTACAAGGGCATCATCGAGGTGAATCTCACCAATGAGATCGACGATTATGCGGTCGTGAAAGTCGATCCATCGACCGGCGATGTGACGACCAAATCTGGCCGGACGGAACGCGCCGCGGTCGCCAACATCATTCCCGCTCAAAAGGCTGGTAGCATCGCGCAGATCGCAGGCTGCACCGAAGGCGATTGGTGCACGATCAATGCCGAGAACTTCTCATCTGCCAAGGTGAAGGATGTTTACGTCCTGGGAGACGCGGCTATCGCCACCGATATGCCCAAGTCAGCCTATGCGGCTTCAAGCCAAGGGGCGGTGGTCGCGGCAGACATCGTTGCGGACCTGACGAGCAAGCCACGCACGTCGGGCAAGTATCGTAACACCTGCTGGTCGATGCTGGCGCCTGAGAACAGCGCCAAGATTGGCGCGGACTACACGGCGGGCATGAAGGACGGCAAACCGCATCTTGATCCGCACGATTCATTCGTGTCGAAGCCCGGAGAGAGTGCGGAGCTTCGCCGCGAGACCTATAACGAGAGCGCAGCGTGGTATGAGAGCTTCACAAACACGTTGTTTGCGAAGGACGTGCAGGCAACAGCAGGCAAGGCCCAATAG
- a CDS encoding DnaJ C-terminal domain-containing protein produces MEYKDYYKILGVERDATQDDIKRAFRKLARKYHPDVNKEEGAEAKFKEVGEANDVLSDPEKRAAYDQLGKDWQAGQEFRPPPGWDAGFEYSGASSGPSDADVSDFFESLFGRSRRAGGMGAGSGGAWQSHGAPHEFHARGEDRHAKVLIDLRDSFSGATRQISLRVPELDAEGHVSVRDRTLNVRIPKGVVEGQHIRLKGQGGPGQGRLPAGDLYLEVQFKPDAVYRPDGKNLYVELPVAPWEAALGGSVKMPTPSGDIMLKIPAGSSPGRELRVKGRGIPASEPGDLYAVLKLVLPPASDPDAKTAYETFAKGFSTFDPRAKFGGAS; encoded by the coding sequence ATGGAGTACAAGGACTATTATAAAATTTTGGGTGTCGAGCGCGACGCGACCCAAGACGACATTAAACGCGCGTTTCGAAAGCTGGCTCGCAAATACCATCCCGACGTGAACAAGGAGGAAGGTGCGGAGGCCAAGTTCAAGGAGGTCGGCGAGGCCAACGACGTCCTGTCTGATCCCGAGAAGCGGGCCGCCTACGATCAGCTTGGCAAAGACTGGCAGGCGGGACAGGAATTCCGTCCGCCGCCGGGATGGGATGCGGGCTTTGAGTATTCGGGCGCATCCTCCGGTCCGAGTGACGCCGACGTTAGCGATTTCTTCGAAAGTCTGTTTGGCCGCTCCCGTCGCGCTGGAGGGATGGGGGCAGGTAGTGGAGGCGCGTGGCAGTCGCACGGCGCGCCGCACGAATTCCACGCCCGGGGCGAAGACCGTCACGCCAAAGTGCTCATAGACTTGCGCGACAGCTTTTCGGGTGCGACGCGACAGATCTCATTGCGGGTGCCGGAACTCGATGCCGAAGGGCATGTGTCGGTTCGCGACCGCACCTTGAACGTGCGGATCCCGAAGGGTGTGGTCGAAGGTCAGCATATCCGGTTGAAGGGGCAGGGCGGACCAGGGCAGGGGCGGCTTCCCGCCGGCGATCTCTATCTCGAAGTTCAGTTCAAGCCAGATGCAGTCTATCGTCCCGATGGCAAAAACCTCTATGTCGAGCTTCCGGTTGCTCCCTGGGAAGCAGCTTTGGGAGGAAGCGTGAAGATGCCGACGCCCTCCGGTGACATTATGTTGAAGATACCGGCTGGTTCGTCGCCAGGGCGCGAGCTGCGCGTCAAGGGCCGAGGCATTCCTGCTTCAGAGCCTGGCGATCTTTACGCAGTGCTGAAGCTCGTGTTGCCACCTGCAAGCGATCCCGATGCAAAGACAGCATACGAGACTTTCGCCAAAGGCTTTTCCACGTTCGATCCACGCGCAAAGTTTGGAGGTGCGTCGTGA
- a CDS encoding chaperone modulator CbpM produces the protein MSKEKDMHTAQSEIAESGAVCTLEEICIACQVEEGWVTALVAHGVIDPISGRGKTGQRFAAASIMRVAKAKRLERDLSLNTPGVALVLDLLDEIERLRNRLRALPTGAATSDE, from the coding sequence GTGAGCAAAGAGAAAGACATGCACACCGCGCAATCGGAAATTGCCGAGAGCGGCGCCGTCTGTACGCTGGAAGAAATCTGCATCGCGTGTCAGGTGGAAGAAGGCTGGGTGACAGCGCTCGTGGCACATGGCGTGATCGACCCGATTTCGGGACGGGGCAAAACCGGTCAGCGGTTTGCAGCGGCGAGCATCATGCGAGTTGCCAAAGCCAAAAGGCTGGAGCGCGACTTGAGCCTCAACACGCCGGGTGTGGCGCTCGTTCTCGATCTTCTTGACGAGATCGAGCGGTTGCGGAACCGACTGCGCGCACTGCCCACGGGGGCCGCGACCTCCGACGAGTGA
- a CDS encoding acyl-CoA dehydrogenase, which translates to MAAVVFLLILLGIFLALGMRRSPMWLWAVAVGGLTLLWQSGLLAGDLHWPDPGLLGSLAWIPTIVLGLLSVPAVRRAAVVEPAYGMVRGILPKVSDTEAQALEAGTVGFDAELFSGTPDWNKLQAIPAIQLSTEEQAFLDGPTEELCRMIDDWQVRHANREIPEAIWDFVKQNGFLGMLISKEHGGLGFSAQAQSLILGKIASRSPDVVTIVMVPNSLGPGELIEKYGTDAQKHHFLPRLAKGLEVPCFSLTGPTSGSDAATMRDIGYVTKGIYDGKETLGIRLSWDKRYITLGPKATLVGLAFRLFDPDNLLDKGEDVGITLALIPADHPGVNIGRRHLPSGAAFPNGPNWGKDVFIPIDWVIGGEKMVGAGWRMLMECLSAGRAISLPSSATSGAKMMLRVTSAYARIRKQFGLPVSRMEGVEEPLVRIVETAYVNEAARAMTAAMVSRGEKPSVISALMKYQTTEKLRRAVNDAMDIHGGRAICDGPSNYLQSAYQMVPVGITVEGANILTRTLITFAQGALRSHPYLYKEVQSAQDTDKKRGLDTFYDALSGHVAFSLSNATGAFFHNLTGGALASSPDNVQLMSQWYRQLARASRSFAFVADLTVALLGGGLKTKQKITGRMADALSELYMLSAVLKRYEDDGRPQGDHAIVELAAMNALYRFQEAMAGVIDNFPVTSARPLMRLVVFPLGKRYKPAPDTLARKVARHALEPGEARDRLTRHIFVSKSVDDPTGLLEVTLEKVIAAEPAEKKLEKAIRNGIVRRYHGIDWFADAAEKGVITQAEAAQLKEVEGLVARVIAVDHFDPAELKPNYVDLGHNTRGSKSLAAE; encoded by the coding sequence ATGGCAGCGGTAGTTTTCCTTCTAATTTTGCTTGGTATTTTCCTGGCGTTGGGAATGCGGCGCTCCCCTATGTGGTTATGGGCCGTGGCCGTCGGCGGCCTTACGTTGTTATGGCAGTCGGGGTTGTTGGCTGGTGATCTTCATTGGCCCGACCCTGGGTTGCTCGGCTCCCTTGCCTGGATCCCTACCATTGTCCTCGGACTATTGAGCGTTCCAGCCGTTCGGCGCGCGGCAGTCGTCGAGCCCGCCTACGGCATGGTGCGCGGCATCCTTCCCAAGGTATCTGATACTGAGGCCCAGGCGCTTGAGGCGGGCACGGTCGGTTTCGATGCCGAACTGTTCTCCGGAACGCCCGACTGGAACAAGCTGCAGGCAATTCCGGCAATACAACTCTCCACCGAAGAGCAGGCGTTCCTCGACGGTCCGACCGAAGAGCTTTGCAGGATGATCGACGACTGGCAGGTGCGCCATGCCAATCGTGAGATCCCCGAAGCCATTTGGGACTTCGTGAAGCAGAACGGCTTTTTAGGTATGCTCATTTCCAAAGAGCATGGCGGTCTTGGATTTTCAGCTCAGGCGCAGTCTCTCATTCTTGGCAAGATCGCTTCGCGTTCGCCCGACGTCGTCACCATCGTCATGGTCCCGAACTCGCTAGGGCCCGGCGAACTGATCGAGAAATATGGTACGGACGCGCAGAAACATCATTTCCTGCCGCGCCTCGCCAAAGGACTGGAAGTGCCCTGCTTCTCGCTAACGGGCCCAACCTCGGGCTCCGATGCCGCGACCATGCGGGACATCGGCTACGTGACTAAAGGCATCTATGACGGCAAGGAAACCCTTGGCATCCGTCTGTCGTGGGACAAGCGCTACATCACGCTCGGCCCTAAGGCGACGTTGGTCGGTCTGGCGTTTCGGTTATTCGATCCCGACAACCTGCTCGACAAAGGTGAGGACGTTGGCATCACGCTGGCTTTAATCCCGGCCGACCACCCTGGCGTCAATATCGGGCGACGGCATCTGCCTTCAGGTGCGGCGTTTCCCAATGGCCCTAATTGGGGCAAAGATGTTTTCATCCCGATCGATTGGGTCATCGGTGGGGAGAAAATGGTTGGCGCAGGTTGGCGCATGTTGATGGAGTGCTTATCGGCGGGCCGAGCGATCTCGCTGCCGTCGTCGGCGACATCCGGCGCCAAGATGATGCTCCGTGTGACGAGCGCCTATGCGCGCATCCGCAAGCAGTTTGGCCTGCCGGTGTCGCGCATGGAGGGCGTGGAGGAACCGCTGGTTCGCATCGTCGAAACGGCCTACGTGAACGAGGCCGCGCGCGCCATGACGGCCGCGATGGTGTCACGCGGCGAGAAGCCTTCCGTCATTTCGGCCTTGATGAAGTACCAGACGACGGAAAAGCTGCGCCGCGCCGTCAATGACGCCATGGACATTCACGGCGGGCGCGCAATTTGCGATGGCCCCTCCAATTATCTCCAGTCCGCGTACCAGATGGTGCCTGTCGGCATAACTGTCGAGGGCGCCAACATCCTCACCCGAACGCTCATAACGTTCGCGCAAGGTGCGCTGCGCTCGCACCCTTATCTCTACAAGGAAGTGCAATCGGCACAGGATACAGATAAGAAGCGCGGGCTCGACACGTTCTACGATGCCTTGAGCGGGCACGTCGCCTTCTCCCTGTCGAATGCAACCGGCGCGTTCTTCCACAATCTGACGGGTGGTGCGTTGGCATCCAGCCCCGACAACGTGCAGCTGATGTCGCAATGGTACCGCCAGCTTGCCCGTGCCTCGCGCTCGTTTGCGTTCGTGGCCGATCTTACCGTGGCGCTGCTGGGCGGCGGCTTGAAGACCAAGCAAAAGATCACAGGGCGCATGGCGGACGCGCTCTCCGAGCTATACATGCTGTCGGCTGTTCTGAAGCGTTATGAGGACGACGGCCGCCCGCAAGGTGACCACGCCATCGTCGAATTGGCAGCGATGAACGCGCTTTATCGCTTCCAGGAGGCCATGGCTGGAGTCATCGACAACTTCCCCGTTACGTCCGCCCGTCCGTTGATGCGTCTCGTAGTCTTCCCGCTCGGCAAACGCTATAAGCCTGCGCCAGACACATTAGCGCGCAAGGTGGCACGCCACGCGTTGGAGCCCGGCGAAGCGCGTGATCGCCTAACCCGCCATATCTTTGTATCGAAGAGCGTCGACGACCCAACAGGTCTGTTGGAAGTAACGCTGGAGAAAGTCATCGCCGCCGAGCCTGCCGAGAAAAAGCTCGAAAAGGCTATCCGCAATGGCATAGTCCGCCGGTATCACGGCATCGACTGGTTTGCAGACGCGGCTGAGAAAGGCGTGATTACCCAAGCCGAGGCCGCCCAGCTTAAGGAGGTGGAAGGACTCGTTGCCCGTGTAATCGCCGTCGATCATTTCGATCCGGCGGAACTGAAACCCAATTACGTTGATTTGGGGCACAACACCCGTGGGTCCAAATCTCTGGCGGCGGAATAG
- a CDS encoding 3-hydroxyacyl-CoA dehydrogenase NAD-binding domain-containing protein gives MADTTSELKDWRFSVDGEGIAWAIFDREGESANSMGRRPIEELSAIVERVEADARAGRVKGLVIMSGKERSFVVGADIREFESFETEAQVIAALKPVNAMLDRIEHLPVPVVAAIHGVCVGGGLELILACHYRIATRDDGTRVGFPEVKLGIFPGFNGTARSIKQVGPMAAMQNMLTGAMIRASTAKALGFIDQLVNSPGELRWAARKAVLQNRKSKPAGLTSVLMTKQPARGLLAKKMREETAKKVREDHYPAPFRLIDLFEKYGGNLDAMKLAETTAFAPLMVSDTSRNLRRVFRLTELLKNQAPLKLAWKPQRVHVIGAGTMGADIAGVCVAAGMEVTLQDISPEQLEKGMKAQGRLFGKKFKTKAQKDAAKARFIADPEGKGIGRADVIIEAIVEKLDIKQKLFADLEAKVKPGAILATNTSSLKLSDIAAPLKDPGRLIGLHFFSPVAQMPLVEVVQGDGTREEEAKKGAAFVTAIGKFPLITKDVPGFLVNKVLTPYMFAAFERLEKGEDKEKIDEAVRTFGMPMGPIELADSVGLDICLHVAKILGGGGTEGSRLERLVSSGRLGKKTGEGFYVWKDGKPVRGEAKWTKAELKKLGRELVEPIVTEAQKALDEGVVASADLVDAGMIFGTGFAPFRGGPLHYKAGRDKSTPPKQSAAAE, from the coding sequence ATGGCTGACACGACATCGGAACTCAAAGACTGGCGCTTCTCCGTCGATGGAGAGGGTATTGCCTGGGCGATTTTCGACCGCGAAGGCGAAAGCGCCAATTCGATGGGCCGCCGCCCGATCGAAGAGCTCTCTGCAATCGTAGAGCGCGTCGAGGCGGATGCGCGGGCGGGCCGCGTGAAGGGCCTCGTTATCATGTCGGGCAAGGAGCGAAGCTTCGTCGTCGGCGCCGACATTCGCGAGTTCGAGAGCTTTGAAACCGAGGCGCAGGTGATCGCCGCGCTCAAACCTGTCAACGCCATGCTGGATCGCATAGAGCACCTGCCGGTACCGGTGGTCGCGGCTATTCATGGCGTATGCGTCGGCGGCGGTCTGGAGCTCATTCTGGCGTGCCACTACCGAATTGCCACCCGCGATGACGGCACCCGCGTCGGCTTCCCGGAAGTGAAGCTCGGTATCTTCCCCGGCTTCAACGGTACCGCCCGCTCCATCAAGCAGGTCGGCCCGATGGCGGCCATGCAAAACATGCTGACGGGCGCCATGATCCGCGCGTCCACGGCAAAGGCGCTGGGCTTCATCGATCAGCTTGTCAATTCGCCTGGAGAGCTGCGCTGGGCGGCCCGTAAAGCGGTCTTGCAGAACCGCAAGTCGAAGCCAGCGGGCCTGACAAGCGTGCTGATGACCAAGCAGCCAGCCCGGGGCCTGCTTGCCAAAAAGATGCGCGAGGAGACCGCCAAGAAGGTTCGCGAGGATCACTATCCAGCGCCTTTCCGTCTCATCGATCTTTTTGAAAAGTACGGCGGCAACCTTGATGCCATGAAGCTCGCCGAGACGACGGCGTTCGCACCCCTCATGGTGTCGGATACGTCGCGCAATCTGCGTCGCGTGTTCCGCTTGACCGAACTGTTGAAGAACCAGGCGCCGCTCAAGCTGGCGTGGAAGCCGCAGCGTGTTCACGTGATCGGTGCGGGCACGATGGGCGCTGATATTGCAGGTGTGTGCGTGGCAGCGGGCATGGAAGTAACGCTGCAAGACATTTCGCCAGAGCAGCTCGAAAAGGGCATGAAGGCGCAAGGGCGTCTGTTCGGCAAAAAGTTCAAGACCAAGGCTCAGAAGGATGCGGCCAAGGCCCGCTTTATCGCCGACCCTGAAGGCAAAGGGATCGGCCGTGCCGACGTGATTATCGAGGCCATCGTCGAAAAGCTCGATATCAAGCAGAAGCTGTTTGCAGACTTGGAGGCCAAGGTGAAGCCGGGTGCGATTCTGGCGACCAACACCTCATCCTTGAAGCTGTCCGATATCGCTGCGCCGCTGAAAGATCCTGGCCGTCTTATCGGCCTGCATTTCTTCTCGCCGGTAGCGCAGATGCCGCTCGTTGAAGTGGTTCAAGGCGACGGGACGCGCGAAGAGGAAGCCAAGAAAGGCGCTGCCTTCGTCACCGCCATCGGCAAATTCCCGCTGATCACCAAGGACGTTCCGGGCTTCCTCGTCAACAAGGTGCTCACACCTTATATGTTCGCGGCCTTCGAGCGGCTCGAGAAGGGCGAGGACAAAGAGAAGATCGACGAGGCTGTGCGGACGTTTGGTATGCCGATGGGCCCCATCGAGTTGGCCGACAGTGTCGGGCTCGACATCTGTCTGCACGTCGCCAAAATTCTAGGCGGCGGGGGCACGGAAGGGTCACGCCTGGAACGACTGGTTTCATCCGGCCGCCTGGGCAAGAAAACCGGCGAAGGCTTCTACGTCTGGAAGGATGGCAAGCCGGTGCGAGGTGAAGCAAAGTGGACGAAGGCGGAACTGAAAAAGCTGGGACGCGAGCTCGTGGAGCCGATCGTTACTGAAGCGCAGAAGGCGCTGGATGAAGGTGTGGTGGCGAGCGCCGATCTGGTGGACGCCGGTATGATCTTCGGCACCGGCTTTGCGCCGTTCCGCGGCGGGCCTTTGCACTACAAGGCAGGCCGGGACAAGTCGACGCCGCCCAAACAATCCGCTGCGGCGGAGTAG
- a CDS encoding acetyl-CoA C-acetyltransferase → MTGTLRRVAIIGGVRIPFCRSNTLYADLSNLDLMSAALNGLVDKYKLKGVHIDEVVGGAVVTHSKDFNLTREAVLSTKLATSTPGITLSQACGTSLQAAMGSAAKIAVGEIECAIAVGSDTTSDAPIVFSKKFSQRLVKLGSQKTAMDKLKVFKGLSPAELTPQPPSVAEPRTGLSMGGHCELMAQQWHIPRAEQDEFAIESHKKGAQAYAEGWMDDLVVPYAGVFRDNNLREDMSLEKMSTLKNAFEKGSHGTLSAANSTPLTDGAAAVLLASEDWAAKHGLPVLAYMTYSQHWANDFVGGDGLLMAPTIAVSKMLDRAGMKLQDFDYYEIHEAFAAQVLATLKAWEDPEYCKKYLGKDAPLGSIDRSKLNVKGSSLAFGHPFAATGARIIANLAKLLSVHGGKGLISVCTAGGMGVAAILESAKANEMSKAA, encoded by the coding sequence ATGACCGGAACACTGCGGCGCGTAGCAATCATCGGCGGGGTGCGCATTCCCTTCTGTCGCTCGAATACCTTGTACGCGGATCTCTCCAACCTTGACTTGATGTCGGCGGCGCTGAACGGCCTCGTCGACAAGTACAAGCTCAAAGGCGTGCACATAGATGAAGTTGTCGGCGGCGCCGTGGTGACGCACTCCAAAGACTTCAACCTCACGCGTGAGGCTGTTCTCTCCACGAAGCTCGCAACATCGACGCCAGGCATCACCCTCTCGCAGGCGTGCGGAACGTCCCTTCAAGCGGCCATGGGCTCGGCCGCCAAGATTGCCGTCGGCGAGATTGAATGCGCCATAGCGGTTGGCTCGGATACCACTTCGGATGCGCCGATCGTCTTCTCCAAGAAGTTTTCGCAGCGGCTGGTCAAGCTCGGCAGTCAGAAAACGGCGATGGACAAGCTAAAGGTTTTCAAGGGGCTGTCGCCTGCCGAGCTCACTCCTCAGCCACCATCTGTCGCCGAGCCGCGCACGGGCTTGTCGATGGGCGGGCACTGCGAGTTGATGGCTCAGCAGTGGCACATTCCGCGCGCCGAACAGGATGAGTTCGCGATTGAAAGCCACAAGAAGGGTGCGCAAGCCTACGCGGAAGGCTGGATGGATGATCTTGTCGTGCCGTATGCGGGCGTGTTCCGCGACAACAATCTGCGCGAGGATATGAGCCTCGAGAAGATGTCGACCCTCAAGAATGCCTTTGAGAAGGGGTCGCACGGCACGCTTTCGGCCGCTAATTCCACGCCGCTGACCGACGGTGCTGCCGCGGTGTTGCTCGCAAGTGAGGATTGGGCCGCCAAGCACGGTCTGCCGGTACTCGCCTACATGACCTACTCGCAGCACTGGGCCAACGATTTTGTCGGTGGCGACGGACTGCTGATGGCGCCGACCATCGCCGTTTCCAAGATGTTGGATCGTGCAGGCATGAAACTTCAGGATTTCGATTATTACGAGATCCACGAAGCCTTCGCAGCACAGGTGCTCGCCACACTCAAGGCGTGGGAGGATCCGGAATACTGCAAGAAGTATCTCGGGAAGGATGCGCCGCTTGGATCTATCGATCGCTCCAAGCTCAACGTAAAAGGGTCCTCACTCGCCTTCGGTCATCCGTTTGCAGCGACCGGCGCACGCATCATCGCAAATCTCGCCAAGTTGCTGTCCGTCCACGGCGGCAAGGGACTCATCTCGGTTTGCACAGCTGGTGGCATGGGTGTTGCGGCCATTCTCGAAAGCGCCAAGGCAAACGAGATGAGCAAAGCAGCCTAA
- a CDS encoding cyclopropane-fatty-acyl-phospholipid synthase family protein codes for MASKDDKQIESARALVRELSDKLNLDAFVRLWDGSRLPLGKGAQGEFEIMIRDPGVIGAMMRRPTLDTIIQQYVAKGVDFSGGTLVDFGHQLQKDGKSVKLKPKDLARLGLKLAPFMFAKSDGAKDAHGFEGDITGGKRKTADNKDFIQFHYDLSNDFYALFLDPEMVYSCAYYTDWSNGVEQAQRDKLEMICRKLRLKPGDRMLDIGSGWGGLVCHAAQNYGVKAHGCTLSEEQLAFAREKVKRLGLEDRVTFELIDYSNVTGSYDKIASIGMYEHIGLKNIPAYMSKVRSLLADDGLFLNHAISRKAPKDSKAWYKGRVRPEKKAIAKYIFPGGELDDVGHSISAMERAGFEVHDVEGWRLHYARTCQLWCERLTANREQAIKHVSEEKYRIWVAYLAGVSLAFSRGTLRLFQTLASKSAKGPSPLPPTRADLYR; via the coding sequence ATGGCATCAAAAGACGACAAACAGATCGAATCCGCGCGCGCACTGGTGCGTGAATTGTCCGACAAGCTCAACCTCGACGCCTTTGTGAGGCTCTGGGACGGCTCACGTCTGCCGCTGGGCAAGGGCGCGCAGGGCGAATTCGAGATCATGATCCGCGATCCCGGCGTTATTGGCGCCATGATGCGCAGGCCGACGCTGGACACCATTATTCAGCAGTATGTCGCCAAGGGTGTCGACTTCTCCGGTGGAACTCTGGTCGACTTCGGCCATCAGCTTCAGAAAGACGGCAAGTCAGTAAAGTTGAAGCCCAAGGACCTCGCGCGGCTGGGGCTCAAGCTTGCACCCTTCATGTTTGCCAAGTCGGATGGCGCGAAAGACGCGCACGGCTTTGAGGGCGACATCACCGGCGGCAAACGTAAGACCGCTGACAACAAGGACTTCATTCAGTTCCATTACGATTTATCGAACGACTTTTACGCGCTCTTTCTCGATCCCGAGATGGTCTATTCGTGCGCCTACTACACCGATTGGTCGAACGGGGTGGAGCAAGCGCAACGTGACAAGCTGGAGATGATCTGCCGCAAACTGCGCTTGAAACCGGGTGACAGGATGCTCGATATTGGCTCGGGTTGGGGTGGTCTCGTGTGTCACGCGGCGCAGAATTATGGCGTCAAAGCACATGGCTGCACGCTGTCGGAAGAGCAGCTTGCGTTTGCGCGCGAGAAGGTGAAGCGGCTTGGGCTTGAAGATCGCGTGACCTTTGAGCTGATCGACTATTCGAATGTCACCGGAAGCTATGACAAGATTGCTTCGATCGGCATGTACGAGCATATCGGTTTGAAGAACATTCCGGCCTACATGTCGAAAGTGCGCTCGTTGCTCGCTGACGACGGTCTTTTTCTCAACCATGCCATCTCACGCAAGGCGCCCAAAGATAGCAAGGCCTGGTACAAAGGCCGCGTGCGGCCTGAGAAAAAGGCGATTGCGAAGTATATCTTCCCAGGCGGTGAGCTCGACGATGTCGGGCATTCGATCTCGGCGATGGAGCGCGCAGGTTTCGAGGTTCACGACGTCGAGGGCTGGCGTTTGCATTATGCGCGGACCTGCCAGCTATGGTGCGAGCGGCTCACGGCAAATCGCGAACAGGCCATAAAACACGTAAGCGAAGAGAAGTATCGGATCTGGGTCGCCTATCTTGCAGGCGTCAGTCTGGCCTTTTCGCGTGGCACGTTGCGTCTGTTCCAGACATTGGCCTCCAAGAGTGCCAAGGGGCCTTCTCCGCTGCCTCCGACACGCGCCGATCTTTACCGCTGA